Sequence from the Sphingobacteriaceae bacterium GW460-11-11-14-LB5 genome:
CTGAAACAATAACGCTTAAAAAAATAATATCATGTTAAGATTAGGGATTTTAGGTTTAGGAGAGGGCAGAAGTACAATTTCTGCATCGTTGTCAAGTAGAAAGTTTAAGCTCATCCAGATTTGCGATGCCAATAAAAAACTTTGCGAAGAACGCGCTTTGGAGTTCGATTTTAAGAACTGGACAACCCGTTACGAGGATATGTTAACCAGCGATAAAATCGATATGATTGCAATTTATACGCCAGATCATCTGCATTTCGAACACATTAAACTCGCACTCGAACACGGAAAACATGTGGTTTGCACCAAACCATTTATTGATGACCTCGCCCAGGCCAATGAATTGTTAGAATTAGCCAAAAAATCGAGAAAAAAGATTTTTGTAGGGCAAAGTTCACGTTTTTTCGAGCCAGCAAAACGTCAAAGGAAAGATTTTGATGAAGGATTGATTGGAGAATTAATCACCATTGAAAGCCATTATCATGCCGATCACCGCTGGTTTTTAGAAAAAGGCTGGTCGTTAAAACAATCGTTTAAATGGCTGTATGGTGGTTTAAGTCATCCGGTAGATTTCATCAGGTGGTATATGCCTGATATTGAAGAAGTAATGGGTTATGGCATGTTGAGCAGTAACGGTTTAAAAGCCGGACTGAAAAACCAGGATACGATGCACTTTATTTTCAAGGCAAAAGATGGCCGGATTGCCAGGGTGAGTGGCGCTTATACAGGGCCAACACAGCCTGCAAACCGCGATAGTGGCATGAGCTGTATTCTCCGCGGAACCGAAGGCGCCAGTCAGGCCGATTACCACGAACTGCGTTATTCGGTCACCACAAATACCGGGGAAGAAAAGATTATTACCTGGGGCGATTCGACCTTAAAACATTATTTCCGCTTCGAAGGACAAAGCCACCATGCCGGAGAATACCAGAACTACCTGGATTATTTTGCAGATAGCATCAACAATAATTTTACCGCTTATCCTGATTTAAAAGAGGGGATTGGTACCGTGGCATTGTTACAAGCGATGGATCAATCTTTAGAAACAGGTTTGCCCGTGAAGGTTGATGAAATTTTAAAAGCAAATCATATTACGCGGGAATCGATAGGATTGTAATGGTTTGCGAAGGAACCTGAAACGGCCATGGTTCGTGTCTCCACGAACCATTATAATTTGGTACGTGGAGACACGTACCATGGCGAAGAATAATAACATTAACCATAGAAAAGGAGGATGAACACAAATATTAAATCACTCTGTGTTTATCCGTGTCCATCTGTAATTAATAAAAGAAATAGCACAACACTAACCAAACAAACCAAATGGGAAACATTGTAGAACGTTTAACCAGTTTAGATTATTTCATTGTAATCGCGTACCTCATTGTGCTGATGATCATTGGGTATCGGGCCAGTTTTTCCAAAAAGAAAAACGATGATGAAACCTTATTTCTGGCCAATAAATCTTTAAACTGGAGCAGCATCGGCTTCAATATGTGGGGAACAAATGTAGGCCCGTCCATGTTGCTGGCCTTTGCAAGCATTGGTTATAGCACCGGGATAGTGGCGGTCAACTTCGATTGGTATGCTTTTATATTTTTATTCTTACTCGCCATTGTTTTTGCGCCAAAATACCTTGCTGCCAAAGTAAGTACCATGCCTGAGTTTATGGGTAACCGTTATGGCGATTCGACCCAAAATATCCTGGCCTGGTATGCATTAGTTAAGATTTTAATTTCATGGTTATCGCTGGGCTTATTTGCAGGGGGCTTTTTGGTTCGCCAGATTTTAGGTATCCCGATGTGGCAATCGGTTACGGTGTTGGTGGCCTTTGCCGGACTGTTCACCTTTTTCGGCGGATTAAAAGCCATTGCCAAAGTGAATGTTTTTCAGATGATTTTACTCATTGCCGTTTCGCTTTCATTAATGCTTTTAGGCTTAAATAAAGTTGGAGGAATTTCTGCTTTATATGAAAAAACGCCACATCATTTCTGGAATCTGGTACAACCCGCCAGCGACCCGAAATACCCGTGGTATGCCATATTATTGGGTTATCCTGTTGCAGCTGTAGCCTTTTTCTGTACCGACCAGTCGATGGTGCAATCCGTTTTAGGCGCTAAGGATTTAAAACAGGGACAATTGGGCGTGAGTTTTATTGGCTGGCTAAAAATCCTTTCCCTACCGCTGTTTATTGGTACCGGGATACTTTGTTATGTGCTTTTTCCTGGTTTAAAGGATCCGAACGAAGCTTACATGACTATGGTAACCAATTTATTTCCTCCGGGTATGAATGGTTTGGTCATTGTGGTATTGATTGCTGTTTTGGTGGGCACCATCGGATCTTCTTTAAACTCCCTCAGCACCGTTTTTACCATGGATATTTATGTCAAAAAAATCAACCCACAGGCCAGTAACAAGCAGATTATCCGCATTGGCCGCTGGGCAGTTGTGGCAGGTTGTATCTTTGCCGTGATAGTGGTTTTGGCCATCGATAGTATTAAAGGGTTAAACCTGTTCGACGTTTTTCAATCAGTTTTGGGCTTTATAGCGCCACCGCTATCTGTTGTATTCTTACTAACCGTTTTCTGGAAAAGAACCACTAGAAAAGCGGTCAATTTTACACTATCAATCGGTTCCATACTCAGTTTAGGCGTTGGGGTAACATACCTCTGGATTTTACCTTCAGATCAATATACCTTTTGGCCGCACTACCTGATGCTCTCGTTTTTCATTTTTGCCGGACTGCTGATCATCGCGATTTTGATTTCTTTATTGGACAGATCGCCAAGCATTTATACGGTTAATGAGGAGCATCAGGCCAATATCGAAAAACCCGATAGAACAGTATGGATTTCGTGGATTGCACTAGCCGTCGTAATGATCGCACTTTATATTTTCTTTAATGGGCATTAAAAATAGAAATTCGTCATTTCGACTGAAGCATCGTGGAACGGAGAAATCTATGAAATTATAATTACTAATAGATTTCTCCACTACGGTCGAAATGACGTTAATTGAAGAACTAAACAATATGAAAAACTTAAAAAAAATAATTCTACTGGTAATTTTCACTTGTTTGATAGCACCAGCTTTTGCTCAAAAAGCCTCCTGGATCTGGTATCCTGGTGATTTCGATATCTACATGAGCAACGTAATGCAAAACCGCAGAACCGAAAGAGGCTCTTTCTTTCCGGTGTTCTGGAAAATGGATAGCCATTATGTTTTGGTCGATTTTCATAAAGAATTTAATCTTACAGAAGCAGAAAATGTAAAGCTATTTGTAGAAGGAACTTACAATGTTAAAATCGATGGTCAGGCCATTGCTGGCTTTCCAAAAAGCATACAAATCCCTGCCGGAAAGCATAAACTGAGCTTAAAAGTTTACAACCAGGCTAATGTTCCGGCCATTTTTGTTCAAGGCAAAACGGTCGTTTCGGATGAAACCTGGCTAACGACTTTTGAAGATAAAGAATGGATTGACGCCAGCGGAAAAACCTCCGATAAGTCGGGAACGACCTTTGTTTCGGCGGGTTCATGGAATTTAAGCGACCCAAGCAAATTGCCATCAGCTTTTAAATTGCCAACGGTAGCGCATTTAGCGGTTAAAAAAGAAAAAATAAATAATGGTTATGTTGCTGATTTTGGAAAGGAAACTTTCGGTTTTATCAAAGTTCATGGCTTAAAAGGAAAGGGGAGATTAAGTTTATATTATGGTGAATCAAAAGAAGAAGCTTTATCGGCCGATAAATGCGAAACCTTAGATTATCTGGATATTGATTTAGTCCGGAAAAAAGATTCCATTATGCCACTTTCTAAAGCATTCAGATATGTGAATTTTCAACCTGAAAATGGTGTTTCGGCAGATTCTATCTCCATGTTATATGAATACGCACCGGTAACAGTGCGTGGAAGTTTTAAATCTTCGGATAACGAACTCAACAAAATCTACGATGTAGCCAAATATACTTTTCACTTAAATACCCGTGAGTTTTTTATCGATGGAATAAAACGCGATCGGTGGGTGTGGAGTGGCGATGCCTATCAAAGTTATTTAATGAACTATTATTCCTTTTTTGATGCGCCAACTGTAAAACGCACTTTACTGGCTCAGCGTGGCAAAGATCCGGTAACGGCACACATCAATACCATTATGGATTATTCTTTCTATTGGTTTTTAGGAATTTACGATTATTACAAATTTACAGGCGACCAAAAATTTGTGCAGGATATTTATCCAAGAATGCAATCATTAATGACTTACATCGATGGTAGAAAGAATAAAAACGGCTTATTAGAATGGATGCCGGGTGACTGGATTTTTATCGATTGGGCAGATAAACTGAGCAAAGATGGCGAAGTGAGTTTCGAACAGCTTTTATACGCACGAAGTTTGGAAACGATGGCTTTATGTGCCAAACTGGCCAATGATACCGAAGGTATTGCAAAATACGATAAGCAGGCAAAAGAACTGAAAAACAAGATTTTCGAGCTTTACTGGAACCAGAACAAAAGCGCTTTGGTGCATAGCCGCGTTGACGATAAACAAACAGAAAATGTAACCCGATATGCCAATATGTTCGGCATTTTCTTCGATTATTTTACGCCTGAACAAAAACTGGCTGTTAAAAAGAATGTATTGCTTAACGATCAGATCGCTAAAATCACCACGCCTTATATGCGTTTTTACGAGCTGGAAGCATTATGTGCCATGGGTGAGCAACCTTACGTGTTAAAAGAAATGAAAAATTATTGGGGTGGCATGTTAAAATTAGGTGCAACTTCTTTTTGGGAAGAATACAACCCTGATAAAAAGGGAGCAGAACATTTAGCGATGTACGGCAGACCCTTTGGAAAAAGCCTTTGCCATGCCTGGGGTGCCAGTCCGATTTATTTGCTTGGAAAATATTATTTAGGGGTACAACCTACCAGTCCGGGTTACGAAAACTACACGATCGAACCCAATTTAGGTGGTTTGGAGTGGATGGAAGGTAAAGTACCCACAGCAAATGGTGATATTTCAGTGTACTGTAATAAGAAAGAAATCAGGGTGAGTTCTGCAACAGGTACAGGAAAACTGAGAATCAAAAGTAAAAGCAAACCAGTTGTAAAAGATGCAGAAGTTAGAGAGTTGTCGAAAGGCTTATACGAAGTTACGATAGAAAAGGGAAAAGATTATAGTGTTAAGTATTCGGGGTAGTCTCATCATTTCCGCTAACGCTCGTTTCAAACGAGCGTTGCGCAGCTCATATTTTCAAAACGATACAATCATCGTAAAGCTATTTATGCAGTAGGTTCGCGTTAAGGATTGTAAGGGTTCAGTACCGATCTTTATCGGTACCGCAGCGAAGCGGAGCCCTGCAAAGCCTGACCCTTTCCCGTATTTCACGGGATTGGGGAATGCCCAAATCAGTTGGCAATTGCAGTTGGCAGTTATATTAACTATTAGAAAGTCAAAGCCCACTCTAGGGGGTTGGGGGTTAAACCCCAATCCTTTGCTCTATCTTTTTAACACACTTGTAAGCTTCGGCGAGGATGACATCATTTGCAATCGTCTGATCTACATTTAGCGCATTTAACATCGAAATGGTTAAACAGGCAATAATACCATTATTGCCTTCGATACCAATGGGCACTGAAATATCAGTTACACCAGAAACCGAATCACTATTTTTAAAATAAGAGCCCGTTTGCTGGATATCGGTTAAAGAACTTAAGAAATCTTCCTGTTGAGGTTTGGCATATTTCTTAAAAATGGCATTATTTTTTAAGGTAGTGTTACGCTCGGCCTCGGGCATATAAGCCAGTAAAACCTTACCTGATGCGGTTAATGGCAAAGGAAATAAGTTTCCTTCTTCGATAGAAAGCGCAATTGGTCCTGGACTTTTGGCATGGATAATCACCATTACCTGATTCATGTATAAAATACTCAAATGGCACGACTGGCGGATGCTATTGGCCAACTCTTCCAGTGGAAACTGCGCAGCCTTACGTAACTCATCAATAGGTGAGTGCCGGTGTGAAAGGTAAAAAAGCTTTAGCGACAGCCTGTATTTACCCGAAACCTCATCGCGTAAAATATAACCGCGACTTTCCAAACTCATCAACATCCTGTAAATTTCGTTTGGGGTTTTCTCAATACCTATGGCAATTTCAGTCTGAGACAATGGGATCGATTGCGCTGATAAATACTCCAATATATCTAGTCCTTTATCCAATGCAGGGGCCTGGTACTTCGATTCTTTTTCGTTCATACGGGTTTAAATTTGGCTGTAGCGTATTTTTTACAATTTCAAACATACAAAATGCTTTCTTATTTATACAAGAGAAGATTTTGTATAATTTAAATACGAATATATGTTTTCATATTTAAAAAAAACATTTATATTTGAATTAGAGATAGCAATTTAAAGTTAAGGAATTTAAAAGGCTTAATTCAAAAGAATTGAGAATTTATTTCTGAAGAAATTATATCGCTGATAACCATTTATAAACCTAAGCAAACACCGAAATGGTGTACAACAATTGATGAGTAAACTCGTAATCTTTTCTTGGCTTTATCTGTTAAGTATTCCGCTTTTTGCGCAGGATATTAAGGTTGCTCAATTGGATTGCGAATACCGGAATAATCCGATTGGAATTGATGTGTTATCACCAGGTTTAAGCTGGAAACTGCAGTCATCAAAACACAATGTGATGCAGGTAGCCTATCAGATTTTGGTTTCGGGCAGTCAAAGCAATTTAGATAAAAACATTGGCGAGGTTTGGGATAGTAAAAAGG
This genomic interval carries:
- a CDS encoding Na+/glucose cotransporter; the protein is MGNIVERLTSLDYFIVIAYLIVLMIIGYRASFSKKKNDDETLFLANKSLNWSSIGFNMWGTNVGPSMLLAFASIGYSTGIVAVNFDWYAFIFLFLLAIVFAPKYLAAKVSTMPEFMGNRYGDSTQNILAWYALVKILISWLSLGLFAGGFLVRQILGIPMWQSVTVLVAFAGLFTFFGGLKAIAKVNVFQMILLIAVSLSLMLLGLNKVGGISALYEKTPHHFWNLVQPASDPKYPWYAILLGYPVAAVAFFCTDQSMVQSVLGAKDLKQGQLGVSFIGWLKILSLPLFIGTGILCYVLFPGLKDPNEAYMTMVTNLFPPGMNGLVIVVLIAVLVGTIGSSLNSLSTVFTMDIYVKKINPQASNKQIIRIGRWAVVAGCIFAVIVVLAIDSIKGLNLFDVFQSVLGFIAPPLSVVFLLTVFWKRTTRKAVNFTLSIGSILSLGVGVTYLWILPSDQYTFWPHYLMLSFFIFAGLLIIAILISLLDRSPSIYTVNEEHQANIEKPDRTVWISWIALAVVMIALYIFFNGH
- a CDS encoding oxidoreductase, producing the protein MLRLGILGLGEGRSTISASLSSRKFKLIQICDANKKLCEERALEFDFKNWTTRYEDMLTSDKIDMIAIYTPDHLHFEHIKLALEHGKHVVCTKPFIDDLAQANELLELAKKSRKKIFVGQSSRFFEPAKRQRKDFDEGLIGELITIESHYHADHRWFLEKGWSLKQSFKWLYGGLSHPVDFIRWYMPDIEEVMGYGMLSSNGLKAGLKNQDTMHFIFKAKDGRIARVSGAYTGPTQPANRDSGMSCILRGTEGASQADYHELRYSVTTNTGEEKIITWGDSTLKHYFRFEGQSHHAGEYQNYLDYFADSINNNFTAYPDLKEGIGTVALLQAMDQSLETGLPVKVDEILKANHITRESIGL
- a CDS encoding IclR family transcriptional regulator, encoding MNEKESKYQAPALDKGLDILEYLSAQSIPLSQTEIAIGIEKTPNEIYRMLMSLESRGYILRDEVSGKYRLSLKLFYLSHRHSPIDELRKAAQFPLEELANSIRQSCHLSILYMNQVMVIIHAKSPGPIALSIEEGNLFPLPLTASGKVLLAYMPEAERNTTLKNNAIFKKYAKPQQEDFLSSLTDIQQTGSYFKNSDSVSGVTDISVPIGIEGNNGIIACLTISMLNALNVDQTIANDVILAEAYKCVKKIEQRIGV
- a CDS encoding alpha-rhamnosidase, which encodes MKNLKKIILLVIFTCLIAPAFAQKASWIWYPGDFDIYMSNVMQNRRTERGSFFPVFWKMDSHYVLVDFHKEFNLTEAENVKLFVEGTYNVKIDGQAIAGFPKSIQIPAGKHKLSLKVYNQANVPAIFVQGKTVVSDETWLTTFEDKEWIDASGKTSDKSGTTFVSAGSWNLSDPSKLPSAFKLPTVAHLAVKKEKINNGYVADFGKETFGFIKVHGLKGKGRLSLYYGESKEEALSADKCETLDYLDIDLVRKKDSIMPLSKAFRYVNFQPENGVSADSISMLYEYAPVTVRGSFKSSDNELNKIYDVAKYTFHLNTREFFIDGIKRDRWVWSGDAYQSYLMNYYSFFDAPTVKRTLLAQRGKDPVTAHINTIMDYSFYWFLGIYDYYKFTGDQKFVQDIYPRMQSLMTYIDGRKNKNGLLEWMPGDWIFIDWADKLSKDGEVSFEQLLYARSLETMALCAKLANDTEGIAKYDKQAKELKNKIFELYWNQNKSALVHSRVDDKQTENVTRYANMFGIFFDYFTPEQKLAVKKNVLLNDQIAKITTPYMRFYELEALCAMGEQPYVLKEMKNYWGGMLKLGATSFWEEYNPDKKGAEHLAMYGRPFGKSLCHAWGASPIYLLGKYYLGVQPTSPGYENYTIEPNLGGLEWMEGKVPTANGDISVYCNKKEIRVSSATGTGKLRIKSKSKPVVKDAEVRELSKGLYEVTIEKGKDYSVKYSG